The following proteins are encoded in a genomic region of Halodesulfovibrio sp.:
- a CDS encoding Bax inhibitor-1/YccA family protein — protein sequence MLGRNIAAPDVRRAELVNTYLRGVYGWMMLGLLVTAVFAFLTATTPAVQQLVFSSQLTFIGLIIAEFGLVMYLSARIAKLSAGAATGLFLLYSALNGVTLSAILLVYASSTVFSAFFTAAGMFGAMSLYGMTTKRDLTSMGSFMMMGLFGIIIAMVVNIFIGSSMMQLVISAIGVIVFTGLTAYDTQRLAEMGESMPANDATAVRRGTILGALTLYLDFINLFLMLLRLFAATRD from the coding sequence ATGTTAGGACGAAATATAGCCGCACCTGACGTGCGTCGTGCTGAACTGGTAAATACATATCTTCGTGGTGTGTACGGCTGGATGATGCTGGGGCTTCTCGTAACTGCTGTGTTTGCATTTTTAACTGCAACAACACCAGCTGTTCAGCAGCTTGTTTTCAGTAGCCAACTTACCTTTATCGGGTTAATTATCGCTGAATTTGGGCTGGTTATGTACCTGAGTGCTCGTATTGCTAAACTTTCTGCTGGTGCTGCAACCGGTTTGTTTTTGCTTTACAGTGCCCTTAACGGTGTGACCTTGTCTGCTATTCTTCTTGTGTATGCATCCAGCACTGTATTCTCAGCATTTTTCACTGCTGCGGGTATGTTTGGCGCAATGAGCCTTTACGGTATGACAACTAAGCGTGACCTTACAAGTATGGGCAGCTTTATGATGATGGGGCTGTTCGGCATTATCATCGCTATGGTTGTTAATATTTTCATTGGCTCAAGCATGATGCAGCTTGTTATCAGCGCTATCGGTGTAATTGTATTTACCGGTTTGACCGCATACGATACCCAGCGCCTTGCCGAAATGGGTGAGTCCATGCCTGCAAACGATGCAACAGCAGTACGCCGCGGTACAATTCTCGGTGCACTTACCCTGTATCTTGATTTTATCAACCTTTTCCTTATGTTGCTTCGCTTGTTTGCAGCAACTCGTGACTAA
- the lpxK gene encoding tetraacyldisaccharide 4'-kinase, with protein MSSLPMQRALFPLLYPFSKIYSFAMSYRRRQYESGAKEQFSPSVPCVSVGNISWGGSGKTPVVSWLLEWAERYHHVPVVLTRGYKATPPRTPYLVTPKSTAAQAGDEPLMLATTHQKAHVVVDPVRKRSGAWAQKRFRPEIMILDDGFQHLAVKRDINLVLLKPEDLTSEWDKVIPAGSWREDKSALAHADAFLIKTESLAPLKSVIRERLEQFGVPVFSFSLVPQNLVPISLAATEKYEEARAKQIPVTLEHYVLFNGVGEPQQVEETAKRFMKRPPYKHQRFADHHAYTESEIAEMGNMGFPLVCTPKDAIKVPDVLGIEVWTFALRTEFGDSMFTGKSFEDWWHDQWNLLRKGSGIQSKATKKAHDDSASGESDKGTSKSAQKKSKSATVARPKLKHEK; from the coding sequence ATGTCTTCACTCCCGATGCAGCGTGCATTGTTTCCATTGTTATATCCATTCAGTAAAATTTATTCATTTGCTATGTCGTACCGTCGCAGGCAGTATGAGTCAGGAGCGAAGGAGCAGTTTTCCCCCAGTGTCCCTTGTGTTTCCGTGGGGAATATTAGCTGGGGCGGAAGTGGCAAAACACCTGTTGTAAGCTGGTTGCTTGAATGGGCAGAACGCTACCATCATGTACCTGTTGTACTTACTCGTGGATATAAGGCGACACCGCCTAGAACACCGTACCTTGTCACACCTAAAAGCACTGCGGCACAAGCTGGTGATGAACCGTTGATGCTGGCGACGACTCACCAGAAAGCACATGTTGTTGTAGACCCTGTCCGAAAACGTTCGGGAGCGTGGGCGCAGAAACGTTTTAGACCGGAAATAATGATATTAGATGACGGGTTTCAGCATTTGGCTGTAAAACGTGATATAAATTTAGTATTGCTTAAGCCGGAAGATTTAACTTCTGAGTGGGACAAAGTTATTCCAGCAGGTTCATGGCGCGAAGATAAAAGCGCGTTGGCGCATGCGGATGCATTTTTGATCAAAACTGAATCCTTGGCACCGTTGAAAAGCGTTATTCGCGAACGGTTGGAACAATTTGGCGTGCCTGTATTCAGTTTTTCATTAGTTCCGCAAAACCTTGTGCCAATAAGCCTTGCAGCTACGGAAAAGTACGAAGAAGCAAGGGCAAAACAAATTCCTGTAACATTGGAGCACTATGTTTTATTCAACGGAGTAGGTGAGCCTCAGCAAGTTGAAGAAACAGCGAAACGGTTTATGAAACGTCCTCCGTATAAGCATCAGCGATTTGCAGATCATCATGCATATACGGAATCAGAAATTGCTGAAATGGGGAACATGGGATTCCCTCTTGTCTGCACGCCAAAGGATGCTATAAAAGTGCCGGATGTTCTGGGTATTGAAGTGTGGACGTTTGCCCTGCGTACAGAATTTGGTGACTCAATGTTTACAGGGAAATCCTTTGAAGACTGGTGGCATGACCAGTGGAATTTGTTGAGAAAAGGCTCTGGCATTCAAAGTAAAGCGACAAAAAAAGCACATGA